The genomic segment TCGCCAGTGTCGGTTGCCATCACCTACCTAAGTGCCACCACTCTGATAAATGACAAAGAATTCAATGGCAGAGTTGGAATTGCAAGGAACTGAACGCGTCATCTTGAGGCCATTGAGAATGGAGGACAGGCAAGTGGCGAGAAGGAAATGGGTGAAGGACATATATCCATTTggcccggacacacacacacgcacacacacatacacattcgccATCAACAGCTTTCTATTTGCAATTGCGAAACGAAAGCGCCCGATCGGAGAGCCACACGGGCGCTCAGCCCCGGCAACATTCGCCCCTCGGCTCAGAGTGACACTTGGTCTGCGCTTGAAGGAAAGGCGAGTTCACGTCCCTCGTACAACTTCAATCAAATTTCACATTGACAAGCCCGATCACAGCAGTGGCGTTGCACGTGCACGATGCCTCGGCCCGCGCAACgccctccgctctctcctcgcCTTCAAACTGCTGCTAATTCAACCCAGGTCCTGCACCTGTTCGGGAGCGTAAAGAGATTATACGAACGCTGCACGGCGAggagatatatttttataaaagcaAACAACAGATGATGCAAAAGGCAACCCTGGGCTCCTATGCGGCAACATCCGTCAGAGCATTGAATGACTCATCCCGCTCGATCCCACATTATGAGGAATACCGAATTTCAAAGCATGGCAACTCATGGCTGGACACATGACACTTTAGCTCCTTTGCATTGCTCCCTTGGGCGATGCCTGCTCTGTCTCGTGGCATCGGCCTTGTTCTCATGGCGAAGGGCGAATCGATACGTCATTTTTTCCCATTGTACGGGAGGTAGATGACGAAATTCCAACTTTACCTTATATGGCAATATCCTCTGTTTCAAATCTTGATTGGCCTATGTGCTCTATGTGGCCGCGCCGTTCACGTGGCTTTTATTTCGcgtcattttttattttcccctcgGCCGGGCGGCGAGGGTGCAGTTGCATTAGAGAGGGGGCATGAGGCATATTGAAAGTGAATAAAGGGCGGCATCGGGCGTGAGAGCGGATTTTGGACTCGTTCCCGAAGGCTCGCCAGTCAGCGGTCGCAAAATATATCCCGAGAATGCCGGAAAAGTAGTCCGCTCTCGGCTCGGCGCTTATGCCTCCCGCGACTCGCCACGGCCCTCCCAAACACCCACCATGCCCTTATCCGAAGGAAAATCGAGGCAAAGgccaaaagagaaggagaatcggCCGTAGACGAGGGGTGCAGCACGAACGGCGGCGGAGAGAGGCGGGCGCTGATTggccggcggcggcggaggggcggcggCGCGGGCCAATCAGCGGGCGCGACACAGGCAGCCGGCGGCGCGGAGGAATACGGCCGTCGCGGCGAGCACTCCGCCCTCCGACGCCGCTCCGACACCGCGCCCGCACGCTGTATTGGCCGGAGTGAGCTGTTTGAATTCACCTTAGAGTAGAGCACAATGGTAAgtcctcctgccgccgccgcgcCCTGGCCCCGGCGGCCGCGGCGGAGGCGGCGCcgggcccgccgccgccgccttcgccCTGCAGAAAGGATCGCAAGACGCCGGCGAAACCTTCGGtgtgcgagagaaggagagaaagagagagagagagagaggaaggagcaaggaggaaggaaggaagggccgcGAGACCGGCGAAGGGCTGTGCCGGGGCGCCGGACCTCGCCCGCAGCATGGTCCTCGCGCCCTCGCTGCCCTCGAGGCCGACCTGTGAGGGCGGCCTCGTGCCGCGTCTGGACCTGCGGCGTGGCGGGCGGAGGCGCCGCCGGCGGGCGAGGCAGGCCCCGCGGCGCGAAGCGAGGGTGACGTTTGCTCAAAGGAACCTCCCGCGGGGGGCCTCGAAGGGCCCAGGCTGCCCTCCGCCTGCCGGCGTCCTCGCAGGATTCCCCGGCCGGAAATCGCGGGAGAAGTCCCCCGGCGCGTGTGCCTCTGGATATTAAGTTCTAAAAAAAGTCCCTAGGCCTAGAGCTCCCTGCAAGTTCgtgaccgcccccctccccccgcgcaggCCACTCACGCCTCGCAAACTCTCCTTCCTCGAGCACAAAACCTCCCCAAAACGCCTTTCCCGACGGCTGTTCCCGCAACGGCCCACGTACCCTGGGATGTTGCAAGTGCAATAACCTCCGCGGCTGGAAAAAGGAGGCCATTGAACTATGTACTGTGTGAATCatggtcccccccctcccccgtctgctTTGGGGCTTCGCGGGAAccccatttttattcctttttctcttccttcttcctttgctgTCTGTTGGAAGCTATTTTCGTTGGTCGACTTTCCTCGGCTCGAAATTTTCGGGGGAAGCTTTCGTTTCCGTTTGTTCTCGCTACTgttgtggtgggggggagggggaatggaaaatGAAGGATTTGTATGTTTCGTTTTTTCACTCCCATTTCCGTAAGTATCGTATTTTATTACTGTGGGAATATTCCTGTTGAAAGGATTAGTACTAGCAGAGTCCTTCCTAAgtgattataggcctacattgctTGAAGGGGACGTGTGAAAAGCCTGGTACGGATTATGAATTGTATTGGAGGTTAAAGTAGGGGATTTGATACTAGTTCAACTTGCAATAAGTGAAGGATGCAAGTTGTAAAAGGTTTTGTTCAAGTTTATCCATGGATTAATGTATTGTACTAAAGTGTACTAAATTACTGTACTAAAGTGGGTGTTCTGTTTGTTGCCTATTTTGTTAATGTGAAAGTTTGTTCAGAATTCTTTATTCCATAATTATAGTAGTTCATTATTTGTGAATCCTGGTTAGATTGTTTGGGAGCCATATGGCATCCATTTAAGAAATAGTATGTCTGAGCAGAAGGGTGGTAGTAGTTAATGGTATTTAAAAAATGCATTCATTCCTTGTCAAAGTAGGTGTGGCTCATCATAGTGCAGGCATTGATTTCCAGCTGGTTAGATTGTGTGGGGTATGGTCTTCTCCCAAAGCAGGTTCAGTGAATTGGATGTTGAAGTTCTAGGCAATTTTAAGAATGGTGACCATTAGATGTAGTGGTCGGATCAATGCTGAAGTTTTGTCTTCATAAATTTTTATTAAGGTTGAGATTGTAAGTACAGCAGCTGTATCAAATTTCTCGTGGATAGACACATAGCATGCATGTGTACCAGCTTATGAAGGTCATTTTCAGGTAGTAAGTGCAACCTGAACAAAGCCTAACCTAATTGCAGTTGGTCAAGACTGTCATCTTTCTTTCACCATGCATGTGCAGGACACCAGttgtgggcttttttttttttttgccataccAGTTGTTACTTCTATTAATTtgctcattttatatatttatacttttgttaGATTATGCTACTTCATGGAGGAGTGAAAGGTAAAAGTAGAATGGTTGTTAATAGTGCCTGCAACCCTCTGAGGCTGTCACCATTACTTCATTTGAGAAACGTTACTTTGTGAACCAATGTGTGGAATTCGTCAAGCAAATTtgaacgaagggaagaagaaaacacatgaaCATGTTGAAggccttttcgtgtgttttttagTTCTCCCCTTTCGTTGTTGAGGTTGCAACTTGTGAACCAAAAACCTTCAGATAAATCTGTATGGTGTTGGTACACTAGGGCAGGGCAATTTGAAGATGTACTTGTAGAGGACTAAAATTGCAGTCGTTTCTACCAGAATTAATCTGCAGAGATGAATGGTAATGCTATAAGGAAAAGCTAAGATTGTGGAAAGTACCACCGACTGCCTAAATCCACTCGGTTTCAGTTCTCTTGCCATGCGTACGAGGTGAAAATGTTTCCTGGGGTGTGTTGGGGCAGCCCCTtaacccccatcaaccctccccttgggcaATGCCCAGTCACGTTAACTTAGATTGAATAAATTTTGTAACATAGTTACGCGACTTTTGTCTGGTGAATGCGCCAGTATTGTAAAGAACTACCAACCTTCCAAACATAGGGTCTTTCCCTCCCACACAGTCTACATGGACTAGTAGCCAGTTTTTGAATTGGCAATGTACCCAGAAATAAATGTCTATCAGTCTGGACATAAATGTGTACAGGGCAGATACttagatctatatctatcagatagacggAAATGCAATCGTTTGTTTATATCCGTGTGAATATTAATTATGGgtggcctcgcacaattttgacagtggctttttttttttactgccattttctttttctggtaTTTTTTGACTGCAGGTTATTTCACATTGGTGTTGATATATATCAGCGAGAGCGATGTATCCTCCAGAGACTGTCCCAAAGCCAGGGTATCATGCAAACCGTAACCAAACCTTTCCTACCCTCTTTTTATTCCCTAGACAGGGATGGGGGgcactttatattttttatagttcATGATTCATATTCCCCTATCCTTTTGCAATGCTCTTGGTAATATCCTTGTGTAGTGTTTTCCTCTGTGAAATGGGATCTGAGATTTTCCTGAACaaagtgtgtataaataaataaaaatgaatgcatgcacacatacatacataacggaATGGGTACTTTGGGCCGAGTCTGCCCACTGGCTTTCACACTTCTGGTCCTCCAGTAAAGACTAATAACCCATTGACTAAATTTGTCGTGCCATTTCAATTCAATTGTcctaaaatatttttaaaattaagtGACTTGAGTATGACAGTAAAGCTCCAGTTGATCTCCTGATTTGTGAAACTAACAAGATGGTCTCAACTTGACATACCACTCAATTAGTTTAGGTTGCCTTCGTACTTGTTACCCTGAAATAACGTTAATATGCGCTTGCTCATTGTACTGAACTGTGATATATGGATATGGCAGTTATACGCACAACCTCAGCATTGTTATAAATTGCTAGAATGTCGTAATTGCTACTTAGCCTTTGTTGGAGCATTGAAACATTGATGGCATGCAACAGCACTTGGTAATTGTTAGTGATTTACCCTCCCTAGACGGTCCCAAAACCAAGTTATTAGTgaacccaaccaacctaacctttcttctttttagtcCATAGACAGGTGGAGCAAGCCTCCCCCCATTCAGCCCTTTATTAGGTCTATGCCAACAGAAATTAAGAACTCTGGCTCTGTGAGGGTATTGTGGATTTAGTCTTGAGTGGTGATGTGCTATGAATATTTGTCATTTTGTGTTGAATATAAGGCTGCAGGAGATTAAACTATTTTCTCTATATCTTATGCTCTGTAAGATGGCAGTGTCTATTTACCTTCATATCCGTGAATTCCTCCGAGTAACTTGTACCCCAGCATGGGGTTTGAGATTTCATTACATCATTGCAGATTGTGGCAAGTTTGAAGTCTGGCCATTGTTATTGTATAAGTCATGAATTTGAAAGCCTCCCATTATTTTCAATGATTTGCTTGTGATGGGAGGGAGAATGTTTAAAGGTGTGTGGTCCCAATATTGTCTGACTGCATTCAGTAAAGGATgtcttactctttattttttaatcttcacTCCAAAGTGGTTTTATTACTACATCAAAGTGTGGAAATAGATTGGGTTTCAAATTTTGCCTGTAAGGGAAAATGAGCAAAAGTAATTGGCACTCAAAAATTTGGCTGCAAAATTTAGGTTGGTGTAACTAGGCtacctgaggggagggttgatacGGGCTCTGCCCCCAAATAAGAATCTTGGTAAATCTTTATGAATGTATCAAAGTATATTGCTATACATAAAGGAAAAAGGTTGTGGAAAGTTCTGTCTTGCCTTCCATAATGAGGTTAAGACAGTGTGGAACTTCTTTAGTAGTACAGATGCACTCACCAGAGACTGCCCCTAATTGTCACTAAATTCATAAATCAAAGTTGCTGTAACTGGGTGTGCCCTTTGGATAGTGCCTGAGGGGGGGGTAGCACCCATCATGGCCTAGAAAATTATCTCCACCTTGGTATGCACAGCCAAAACTCAGGATCACCATGTGGACTTGGGATCAGAGCAGTGCTTTCCATGATATTTTACTTGATAACCCCTTAGAATAGGAAGATATTGGTTTGTACAAGTCTGTGGTACTTTATGAATGGGATTCATTAGTTCAGGACGGCATTTGTTCATATTCAGACACTTGTACACCTAAGATGGAGAGCTGGATGGCAACTTGCCCCGATCACCTTATTGGCGTTTGCTTTAGGAGATTGGTTGACTGGCGTGAGATGCCAGTCTGGCTTTTCGTTTGATGTTCCAAGTACCTCGATATAAGCATTAGTGTCTGGTGGGTGTGGTCGTGTTGTAAACTTCTGCTATAAGGTTTAGTATTGTTGGTATAGTTTTTCACAGCCATATGAGACAAGGTAAACTTTGTCCTTGATGAACAGAatctttgattttctttcagCACTTGTTTTGCAAGTTATTAAGTAAGGTGCAATTATTTTTGCAAAATAATTGCACTAGAATAGAAAAACATCCAATGACTCCTTAAGAGGGAAGAAACTATTCTCACTGTGTATGGAATCTTTACAGACAAAGAATTTCTTCAGAAATGAAGAGTTCATGATAAATACCTTGTGGCTGTTGGTTGAGGGTTCAGAGGAAAGTTCCCCAGGTTAGGAAGGCTTTTGAAACGAGGCACTTCCTAGATTTTCAGAAGTGCCCATTGTTGGTCAGAAGAAAAGGAACTTGGTCTCAGATGGGTACCACTTCATAAACAGTTCCCAATACTTTAATTTTCCAAAGCCAGGAATTTGAGAAAGAAACTagcttcacctctctctctctctctctctctctctctctctctctctctctctctctctctctctctctctctctctctctctctctctctctctctctctctctccctccctcccttgctccctcccccccactctctctctccctctccctctccctctccctctccccccccccttccttccttcttcctgtgggagggtggtggggagggtttCATTGGGCTTTGATATAACATGCCATTTTTTGTATCTGTATTCATTCAAGGTTGGAATACAAGGTTTCTTTAATTTGACAGTAGCTTCACATATAAAGTTAATATGCATTATAAGCAAATTTTTATTCTGACATGTTAACTTGCGTAATTTATTTTAGAACTTGAATGAATTAGGAGGAGAGTGGCTTTGGTTgcatttgcttttctttcttacttacacGGGTCTTAGAATTAGGTTGCCACATGTTCTAGCATAATTGATTCCAAATATGAGCTTTGCTAGAATCCTATGCACAATAATTATGCAAGTGTTTGGTGATAGCTAGTCTTTGCCTTTTGCAAACATTCATGACAAACTTAGTGCAGTCATTTGTGTGTTGTGGATTTAACTTTCTCAGTGGCAAGAAACAGTTCCCTAAAAGATTTACAGGATATTTAAAACCCTTGAGGTATAATAAACCATTAATACCTTCTTTGTTTGTGCATTTGCTTTATCCATGGTTAAGTATGGTATACTGCTCATGTGGCCTAGTGAAATATGATGCTCTGGCTCTATAGTAAAGTTAGTATTGGCATGTGACACCCTTGGCCATACAAGTATGAGAACCAAGTTAGGGCTATTTTGAGGGTTTACAAACATGATTGTCATCTTGTCTGAAAAGTTTTAAGGTTTCTTACATGCATCTCCCTTTTGCCTTGATTTTGTTGCATTTATAGTTGCTTATTGGTGAGGTTAAGTAAaaataaggaaggggggggggagagagaaacaagttaCATTGCAGCTGTTGGGGTCTCTGACCTTGCATCTATTTTAAGGTATTGTAGGTATGTTTGGCTTGCAGTCGTGGGTGTAGCAGAACTCCCCGAAAGGTCTTTGTACATGTTTAGTATAATATACTAGTTGTGCTAAATCCTTTGAAGCTTGTTTTAGGGGGGATTTATTTTGTTGCTGCTCTGGAAATGTTTTCATAAACTTTTGTGGTGAGCTTCCTTGATATTGAGAGACTTAAGAGATTCCAGTATTTGTACAAGGTTAGATGCTATCTGGTTGTGAATTTTTATTTTCAAGGAGGTATTTGTTGGATGAGAGTTTGTATCTGGGAATGTtgaaaaatatatggaaatttTATTGATCGAAGTTAACAATGTAAAAGAAGTTTAATATAGATCCAGGttttatatgaataaaaagtaaatttTCTAAATTGGATATGTGCCTTGTTTAAAATACTTATCGTTGGTGTATGTTGGACTTCAATTTTTCAATAGTTATTTAATATCTAGAAACTACCAACTGATAATCTAAAAGTATTAGCCACATTCAGTGAAAcctaattgatattgatattgcatATATGGTACAGTAAGTCTAAatgttacattatttttttttgcaggcTTCCGGAGTACAAGTAGCAGATGCATGCACACAGGCCTTtctcgatataaaaaaaaacaagaaatataggtACATCATATTCCACATTAAAGATGAGAAAGTTATAGATATTGAAAAGGTAAGGAATAcggggaactttttttttttttaactttctaagCTGAAACACTTGATAGtacttatgtttttgtttgtttgtttgtttttacaacTGACAACTGTGACTGTGTGAATGTATTTTTCCTACCCTCTAATTTTGTTATGTTTTACAGTATGGTGACAGAGATAGTTCCTATGATGACTACTTGAAACATCTGGAAGAGTTGGGCCCTGACCAGTGCCGCTATGGTCTATATGACTTCGAGTATGAGCACCAGTGCCAGGGAACATCAGATGTAAGTTTTCAAGCTTTTTGTTGTATTTACATcgtaatagcaattgtaatatCTCAATTCTTATTTTCTGGTAGGGGAATCATAACTGTAGCATGAATAGAAGAATACTTGTAGCATGGTCACCTGTAAATGTCCAAGTACcttgtttatttgctttgtaAAATTCTCTTTATTTTAGCGCACACCAAAGCAGAAGCTGTTCCTGATGTCCTGGTGCCCAGACACTGccaagattaagaagaaaatgcTTTACTCTTCAAGCTTTGATGCCCTCAAAAGTGCATGTGAAGGCATTGGCAAATATATCCAGGTAAGTTTTATTGCTGAATGACAATCTGATATGTACATAGTGAGACTTGGTTTTATTTATAATGCATTAGccaaaaaaagatgtatataaaatgtaaattttCAGATTTAACTATAGTTTTGAACAAAAGATATTGCTTTAAAGTATTGAAGTCCTTGCTCATAGTGCTTGTTTTCACTTTACAGGCCACGGATATGGCTGAAGCATCATACGAGTGTGTGTTGGAGAAACTGCGTTCTACTGACCGTGCCTAAACCTACTATGGGAGGCCCCTCACGAAAAGCAGCCCTTACCCTGTGTTTGTTACTTTCCACCCTGGTGTAACACTGGTCTCGGCTCTTGCCGACCCAACTGCACTGTGAGGGGTCTTTCAGTACCACCCGCACTGCGGTCACTGCTGCCCTAGTCATGCCCGGGCAGCAACTGTTTATCATGCTACCCACGCAGCATCAGGGGACTCATTGTTTTATACTTCTGattatattattttgattataattcaaATTGGTTGGCATGTAGGTGGGTGGCAGCAGTGTAGCACTGGTTCAAGCTCTGGCTGTTATCCCATGATGAGTAGCATTGGCAAGTCGAGACCCTGTCTTGTGAAGAATGGACACAAGTGCCATCCAGTGTTCTTCCAGAGAGACTCATCTCTCTGAATTCTTGGCAAAGAATGTGGTTCAGTGGGTCTGCATTGATGATTGACTTGAAGTTGGTGGATTGTGCCTGGAACGCTATACCAGTGTCGCCCGCTGCCACGTGTTGGCTGAGGCAAGTTTAGTATTACCTGAAGCTCTTCCATTTGTATCTTTGTCATCACATCAGTGTGAAATATCAGTCTGCGTTCATTAAGTATAATATAAGCTTTATATAACGGAATCATGTTCATAGGCATTGGCCAAGTATTGGCTCAAAGTACATTTTGTAATTGACACTGCTCAAAATCTTTTGTTTGCATTGGCTGTTGCCTTTGTCTGGAAAAAGGAATTACCATTACTTAAAGggttttgtatgattttattGTAGGATCATTGTCAACTTGTCTAAAATAAATTTCTTTTTAATGGTTGGCCAATTGATTGCTATCCTAAATTTCAGGCACATGAAACTTTGAATTATGATTAATACCTGCTCTTAATCCACTGATCCCATCAGCTTTGGTTATGAGTAATTATTTAGGCAGAAATGTTGGAAGTAACTGCCAAAGATATTTATTAAATTGAAACTTCACTTTATTGGTATCTACATGCAAAGTCACTGGCGGTCACTTTTAATTGGTGGTGTAATGAATTGTAATACAAATGTTGGTAAAATATGAAATGTGCAAACCTTCATTGTGCCTTTTGCCTCTCATACATATAacttcatggattttttttctgaacttcCATTAGGCTTGCAAACACTGAGCACTAAACCATTTCAGTGTTTCATTATCAAGGAGCACAAATAAGATGAAACACTATGGAAGTAAACTTTTATTGGAGCTGTACATAATACATGAAAGGATAAAGAGCAGTTTTTCATTAGTTATCCTCTGAAAGTGAAAGCTACATCTTTTGATATATTGCATATTACCCTGAGTAAGCAGCTTATTAAAGAAAAGGATACTGCAGAAACTATGGTGTCATAATAGGAAGGTAAGCTTGACTGGGTTAGTTTCAGAAGAGCTAGAGTTGAGAAAAGATAATTCATTTCTTCTATAATTTAAAATCGAGGTGCACAGAAATTGCTGCCTGGTAGGTATGACTGGTTTAGGCTTGCTTCTTTTGATTTGTTGGTTACATCTTCAGTGGAAAGGCTGCTAAAGGTTGGGAGTTGCCATGGCTTAAAGGGTTAACttgaataataaagattattagttTAGGGAAAGAACAAACTAGGCTTTTGTCCAAAGAAACTGGAGGGATTATATTTCATAACCTTGTACAGGCTGTTGGAACATTTTAGATTGCACAGTGTGGAATATTACCACTAGTTCCATGTAAGATCCACATATTGCTAATAATCATTACACAAGTAGCTTGCTGACACTCCAGAACAACTGTCCTTTACCTAATACACTTTTCAAGGAAACCTTCACTTTTTTGTAATGACTGGAACCCCACAGTAACTTGCCAAGTGTGTTGTTTCCTAGTATAAATCGCAGCAGAGGTAGATTATCATTTCCTAATAACCCAGGCTTGGCACATACTACTGTACTATACAGGCTCATCATGATCAATGATGTCTGTTTATGCCaaaaatgtgtacatatgcacatgatAAAATATTTTGAACATTCCATCTTGCTCTCCACTCGCCTATGCCTACCATTCATAACAGTTTTAAGAACATAGTGAAATGTAAAAATGGTCAGGAAAATGTCTTTTAAACTAGAAATTAAAGAAGTGGCATTTTTGATCAAATCAATATGCTGCAAGTCAATGAATATTTAAAAGCTTTTGATATTAAACATTAAAAATGTTGATGCAGACTATCTATCTGACTGCTCttcatgtgtgtgtagggggtgtccAAGGTATTCACTGCAAATGACACAATTATTCAAAACTAGATTCAGctttgtgtgaaaaaaaaaattgggtagGATTTCAGCAAGTACTCTGACTTGTAAACAAAGGGGTGGGAGTTAGTTAATGATGAAATCAAAAATAATTCCATCTGAAGATCATCCTTTGTTACATCTTGTGCCCTTTTTGACATGCATGCGAGTGACATATCGTGACCatttaataaatagaaataaaatttaaGAATCTACCAACTTCTGAACGATGTATACTTTTATAAATGCTAGAAATGCTAAAACTTCtctgaaataagtaaataaatgaaatcaaaACAGCACTTTCTTTAATCCACACCACATTCCTTTCAACATTCTGCTTTGCacaggaaagaaaatataattttgcATTTATACATTTGTCTAAGAGTCCTATCTATATACAGTACATGTGAGGATATTCATGATTCTATGAACTACCTGTATCAAAATGGAAGACAACTGATTTTAGAAATGCTCAGGCATGTTCACACAGGTGGGAAACTGTAAATGCAATGTCACAGGTGAGACCCCAAGGAAACTATACATTTACCAAGGTTGTCCACCTATGAGGTACTCTTTATTTGTGCCTGTGTGAACAGGCCCATTATATGCAAATAAAGACCTGACCTGTGGTTCCCAGACATCTTAACAAGGCCTCCAAAATATGTAGattattagagaaaaaaaaatccttgtatcCTGTTGTTGCAACAGGCAGTGGAATATCCCTTAAAGATTAAAACAGGATAGGCTTTGTGTCAACAAAGTGTTCAGTGGACCTTACCTGTTTAATGTGCTGGTGTCTAACAGGGTCGTCCATTCATACTCAGCTGCTGTCATGGGCAATCCATTGGTTTGCCTGAACAAGGGGTTATAACCCATCCCAACAGATGCAGATGGCATGTTTACATGCCATGTCCAcattccagctacagattactacccccactttaagactttcttgtatacccgatggcaatctttttggtcaagactccacaacaataaattacataccgtaaaaccatcaatctcctcttggtcagctccatttcacaaaaacagatgttgggagactgccctcgcatgattacgtattggccacactcgcctaacacatgcctatctgatgtcacgctcagacccgccctaTGTCCTCTttgtaacatccctctttcagtcccacacattctcttgtcctgtccacgctttaatacagcacgtacctctgcttttccacacctatcctcccttcaccgacctcccaacatatcaaacatccttacagaatctcacagcttctgcctcgacaacctgttctccttcctcagacacacaaatatccttcacttgatctaactcccttacctaaaccaccataatcatttccctcatcttcaacctctcaacactattctagatagttgacacataactatcacctgacatccctctttactatactttcctatagtgctatatgaccttggatgtctagcacatttatcttaaccattaaccattaaccatgccatgtccactgtaaTTTTAATTTATCAATTGT from the Penaeus vannamei isolate JL-2024 chromosome 1, ASM4276789v1, whole genome shotgun sequence genome contains:
- the tsr gene encoding cofilin/actin-depolymerizing factor homolog isoform X1; amino-acid sequence: MFRFFTPISASGVQVADACTQAFLDIKKNKKYRYIIFHIKDEKVIDIEKYGDRDSSYDDYLKHLEELGPDQCRYGLYDFEYEHQCQGTSDRTPKQKLFLMSWCPDTAKIKKKMLYSSSFDALKSACEGIGKYIQATDMAEASYECVLEKLRSTDRA
- the tsr gene encoding cofilin/actin-depolymerizing factor homolog isoform X2, with the protein product MASGVQVADACTQAFLDIKKNKKYRYIIFHIKDEKVIDIEKYGDRDSSYDDYLKHLEELGPDQCRYGLYDFEYEHQCQGTSDRTPKQKLFLMSWCPDTAKIKKKMLYSSSFDALKSACEGIGKYIQATDMAEASYECVLEKLRSTDRA